In Brachypodium distachyon strain Bd21 chromosome 2, Brachypodium_distachyon_v3.0, whole genome shotgun sequence, one genomic interval encodes:
- the LOC100842635 gene encoding soluble inorganic pyrophosphatase 4: MAPPAEVAAATNGQQKPKTPALNERILSSISRRSVAAHPWHDLEIGPEAPTIFNCVIEIPKGSKVKYELDKKTGLIKVDRVLYSSVVYPHNYGFIPRTLCDDSDPIDVLVIMQEPVVPGCFLRAKAIGLMPMIDQGEADDKIIAVCADDPEYRHFNDIKDLPPHRLAEIRRFFEDYKKNENKEVAVNDFLPSNDAYEAIQHSMDLYATYIVEGLRR; encoded by the exons atggctcCTCCAGCGGAAGTGGCAGCGGCGACCAACGGGCAGCAGAAGCCCAAGACACCGGCTCTGAACGAGCGGATCCTGTCGTCCATCTCCCGGAGGTCCGTGGCGGCGCACCCGTGGCACGACCTGGAGATCGGCCCCGAGGCGCCGACCATCTTCAACTGCGTGATCGAGATCCCCAAGGGGAGCAAGGTCAAGTACGAGCTGGACAAGAAGACGGGGCTCATCAAGGTGGACCGGGTGCTCTACTCCTCCGTCGTCTACCCGCACAACTACGGATTCATCCCTCGCACGCTCTGCGACGACAGCGACCCCATCGACGTCCTCGTCATCATGCAGGAGCCCGTCGTCCCAGGATGCTTCCTCAGGGCAAAAGCCATCGGGCTCATGCCCATGATCGACCag GGAGAGGCCGATGACAAGATCATCGCCGTCTGCGCCGACGATCCCGAGTACAGGCACTTCAATGACATCAAGGACCTCCCTCCCCACCGTCTCGCTGAAATCAGGCGTTTCTTCGAGGACT ACAAGAAGAATGAGAACAAGGAGGTGGCTGTCAATGACTTCCTCCCTTCAAATGATGCTTACGAGGCCATTCAGCATTCCAT GGATCTTTATGCTACCTACATTGTTGAGGGCCTAAGGAGGTAG